In one window of Tellurirhabdus rosea DNA:
- a CDS encoding efflux RND transporter permease subunit, whose protein sequence is MARLILNYRIFWLGALISLSLFMAYWGTRIQLSYQIARILPLSDPIQQHYEQFKTRFGADGALMVIGWQDERWFDLPLYQDWYDMTRQVERLSGVKQVLSTAQLFTLRRDSTAWCVAPLVTQRPTTQAQADSIRQQVLSLPFYRGLLVNPDTKATLMAVTFDEKKLNSRDRIALVDSIRTYGQRFSQRHQLALHYSGLPSIRTEVMKKVSGEMTLFLALAAAVTGLLVWGLFRSWRVVALSLVVVGMGVCVSIGTLSLLGYEITLLTGLLPPLLLVVGVPNCVFLVNRYRQELALHGEQRRALDTTIREVGLSALLANVTTAIGFGVFYFTNSRLLMEFGLVAAICVLAVYVICLLLVPIFLSYLPVPRLGSQTPEAAGRWSRVLAAIDGWVHTRRRLIYGIISVITVVSALGLLRIQVEGYVVDDLPKNDPVYTDLRFIEQHFKGALPFEIMIDTGQPNGVTAQGGRMFYTVRALERVMDDYPEFSQARSLVDAVRFAYQMYRGGEARYYVLPPLLEFQKLAGTFSLTGNGTGTPAMAKAFIDKDRRIARVSYQMADIGSRRMQSLMAHLKPRLDSLSARSEYQIHLTGHSLVFLQSNSYLMGNLYESLLMAIVLIAIVGMFLFRSVPIILLSKLPCLIPLVVTAGVMGFTGIPFKPSTILVFSIAFGLSSDGTVYFLTSYRAHLKRGLEPSAAISGAIAETGRSLIDTALILAGGFSVFALSGFGGTAALGTLVATTVLMACLTNLILLPALLLSLKRYRV, encoded by the coding sequence ATGGCACGACTTATACTGAATTACCGAATTTTCTGGCTGGGCGCGCTTATCAGCCTCAGTCTTTTTATGGCTTACTGGGGCACCCGGATTCAGCTTTCTTATCAGATTGCCCGAATTCTCCCGTTATCCGACCCCATTCAGCAGCATTACGAACAGTTTAAAACCCGGTTCGGGGCCGACGGGGCGCTGATGGTCATCGGCTGGCAGGACGAGCGCTGGTTTGATCTGCCGCTGTACCAGGACTGGTACGACATGACCCGGCAGGTCGAACGGCTGAGCGGGGTGAAACAGGTGCTGTCCACGGCCCAGCTCTTCACCCTGCGCCGCGACAGCACGGCCTGGTGCGTGGCGCCGCTCGTGACGCAGCGCCCCACGACCCAGGCGCAGGCAGACAGCATCCGGCAGCAGGTGCTCTCGCTCCCCTTTTACCGGGGTCTGCTGGTCAACCCCGACACCAAAGCGACCCTGATGGCGGTTACGTTCGACGAGAAAAAACTGAACTCCCGCGACCGCATCGCGCTCGTGGATTCGATCCGGACCTACGGCCAGCGGTTCAGCCAGCGGCATCAGCTGGCCCTGCATTATTCGGGACTGCCTTCCATCCGCACGGAAGTGATGAAAAAAGTGTCGGGCGAAATGACGCTGTTTCTGGCGCTGGCGGCGGCGGTCACCGGGCTGCTGGTCTGGGGCCTTTTCCGGTCGTGGCGCGTGGTGGCCCTCTCGCTGGTGGTCGTCGGCATGGGCGTTTGCGTCAGCATCGGCACGCTGTCGCTGCTGGGTTACGAAATTACGCTTCTAACGGGCCTGCTGCCGCCGCTGCTGCTGGTGGTGGGCGTGCCGAACTGCGTCTTTCTGGTCAATCGCTACCGGCAGGAACTGGCCCTGCACGGCGAGCAGCGGCGGGCGCTGGATACGACCATCCGGGAGGTGGGCCTGTCGGCGCTGCTGGCCAACGTCACCACGGCCATTGGGTTCGGTGTGTTTTATTTTACCAACAGCCGCCTGCTGATGGAGTTCGGGCTGGTTGCGGCCATCTGCGTGCTGGCGGTTTATGTCATCTGCCTGCTGCTGGTGCCGATTTTCCTGAGTTACCTGCCGGTGCCCCGCCTGGGTTCGCAAACGCCGGAAGCCGCCGGGCGCTGGAGCCGGGTGCTGGCCGCTATCGACGGCTGGGTTCATACCCGTCGCCGGTTGATCTACGGCATTATCTCGGTCATTACGGTGGTGAGCGCCCTCGGCCTGCTGCGGATTCAGGTGGAGGGCTATGTGGTCGACGATTTACCCAAGAACGACCCGGTGTACACCGACCTGCGGTTCATCGAGCAGCATTTCAAAGGCGCGCTGCCGTTCGAGATTATGATTGATACGGGCCAGCCCAACGGCGTCACCGCCCAGGGAGGCCGGATGTTTTACACCGTCCGGGCCCTCGAACGGGTCATGGACGATTACCCGGAATTTTCGCAGGCCCGCTCGCTGGTGGACGCCGTTCGGTTTGCCTACCAGATGTACCGGGGCGGCGAAGCCCGGTACTATGTGCTGCCGCCTTTGCTGGAGTTTCAGAAGCTGGCGGGGACGTTTTCCCTGACCGGCAACGGCACGGGTACGCCCGCAATGGCCAAGGCCTTTATCGATAAAGACCGGCGCATCGCGCGGGTGAGCTACCAGATGGCCGACATCGGCTCCCGGCGGATGCAGTCCCTGATGGCGCACCTGAAACCCCGGCTGGATTCGCTTTCGGCCCGGTCGGAGTACCAGATTCACCTGACCGGCCACAGTCTTGTGTTTCTGCAAAGCAACTCGTACCTGATGGGCAATCTCTACGAAAGTCTGCTGATGGCCATTGTCCTGATTGCCATTGTGGGCATGTTTCTGTTCCGGTCGGTGCCGATCATTCTGCTTTCGAAACTGCCGTGTCTGATTCCGCTGGTGGTGACAGCGGGGGTGATGGGCTTTACCGGCATTCCGTTCAAGCCTTCGACCATTCTTGTTTTCAGCATTGCGTTCGGCCTTTCGTCGGACGGGACGGTGTATTTCCTAACCAGTTACCGGGCCCATTTGAAACGCGGGCTGGAGCCGTCGGCCGCCATTTCGGGAGCCATTGCCGAAACGGGCCGAAGCCTGATCGATACGGCGCTGATTCTGGCGGGCGGCTTTTCGGTCTTCGCCCTGTCGGGCTTTGGCGGAACGGCGGCGTTGGGTACACTGGTGGCCACGACCGTTCTGATGGCCTGCCTCACCAACCTGATTCTGCTGCCGGCCCTGCTGCTGAGTCTGAAGCGCTACCGGGTCTGA
- a CDS encoding ABC transporter permease translates to MVASYLKIAWRNLRAQPVYLLINLAGLSVSLAVGLLIFLFLRHHLSTDRHHARYDRIFRVNTDLYLPDGSVEYNPEAPLPLADVLRTEFPQVERAAFLMMNRQLTVASNGPSEPIRFLEEKGTALVEPQWFGIMSYTWLKGNPETALREPNTAVMTHSWAKRYFGSANPVGKILTLNNQIRVTVTGLLADPPPTTDTDIGLFISMATLKGLYPDFNPADWYFLNSTNRLYFTLKDASAASELQKALPALAKKHYGADAAIFRFQVQPMREFHFDVARGGGAVRSSLLWSLAVVGFLLTGAACINFVNLTIAQGLRRSKEAGVRKTLGSSRSQLIGQFLLEAALVCGAGFGLALLWVTGGLTFFSNWVGFPLAFPLDGVTLAYLALLLVVVIGLAGGYPAAVLSGISPRSALLGKLPTAAGLGLNVRRTLVVVQFVVCQGLILGAIVVTWQIRYLQSADLGFRKENVVVVPFPAGAQAAVQTFRQELLREAGIVSVSLHHLPPASEQLNGGSFKFDGQPEWEKYPIRERLGDVHYLPTYGLQLLAGRNFVPGDTICEYLINETLLHKLGFRHPHQVLGKRLQYYLSSVPLPIVGVVRDFNQRSLREEIGPCVIGSHASMYRQVGIRIQGRNLPGTLERIRQTWQRIYPDEVFTYDFLDRKVAQFYQTEQVMARLIGVACAIAVLICCLGLYGLISLTVAQRTKEIGIRKVLGASLTSLWLLVAGDFLRMVLVATVLAWPLSRYLLRGWLEGFAYQIRLAWWMFAAAGGLAVLIALLSVSFQSLKAARMNPVKSLRTE, encoded by the coding sequence ATGGTAGCTAGTTACCTGAAAATTGCCTGGCGAAACCTGCGCGCGCAGCCCGTTTATCTGCTCATAAACCTCGCCGGATTGTCCGTCAGTCTGGCCGTGGGCCTCCTGATTTTTCTTTTTCTGCGGCATCACCTCAGTACCGACCGCCACCACGCCCGGTACGACCGCATTTTCCGGGTCAACACCGATCTGTACCTGCCCGACGGCTCGGTGGAGTATAATCCGGAAGCGCCTCTGCCGCTGGCGGATGTCCTGCGCACGGAGTTTCCGCAGGTCGAGCGGGCGGCTTTTCTGATGATGAACCGCCAGCTGACCGTCGCCAGCAACGGCCCGTCGGAGCCGATTCGGTTTCTGGAAGAAAAAGGAACGGCGCTCGTCGAACCGCAGTGGTTCGGCATCATGAGTTATACCTGGCTGAAAGGAAATCCGGAAACGGCCCTCCGCGAGCCGAATACGGCCGTTATGACCCACTCCTGGGCGAAAAGATACTTCGGTTCGGCCAATCCCGTCGGGAAAATCCTGACGCTCAACAACCAGATTCGGGTCACCGTGACCGGACTGCTGGCCGACCCGCCGCCGACCACCGATACCGACATTGGCCTGTTTATCTCGATGGCGACGCTGAAAGGCCTTTACCCGGATTTCAACCCCGCCGACTGGTATTTTCTCAACAGCACCAACCGGCTTTATTTCACGCTGAAAGACGCCAGCGCCGCTTCGGAGCTACAAAAAGCGCTGCCCGCCCTGGCGAAAAAGCATTACGGAGCAGACGCCGCCATTTTTCGGTTCCAGGTCCAGCCGATGCGGGAATTTCACTTCGATGTGGCGCGGGGCGGTGGTGCCGTTCGTTCGTCACTGCTCTGGTCGCTGGCGGTGGTGGGCTTCCTGCTGACCGGCGCGGCCTGCATCAACTTCGTGAACCTGACCATCGCGCAGGGCCTCCGGCGCAGCAAGGAAGCCGGGGTCCGGAAAACCCTGGGCAGTTCGCGGAGCCAGCTGATCGGCCAGTTTCTGCTCGAAGCGGCGCTCGTCTGCGGAGCGGGTTTTGGGCTGGCTCTGCTGTGGGTCACGGGCGGTCTTACCTTTTTCAGCAACTGGGTCGGCTTCCCGCTGGCCTTTCCTCTGGACGGAGTTACGCTGGCGTATCTGGCTCTGTTGCTAGTGGTGGTCATTGGGCTGGCGGGCGGGTATCCGGCCGCCGTTTTGTCCGGAATCTCCCCCCGGTCGGCGCTGCTGGGGAAGTTGCCGACAGCCGCGGGCCTGGGCCTGAACGTCCGGCGGACGCTGGTGGTCGTCCAGTTTGTCGTGTGCCAGGGGCTCATTCTGGGCGCGATAGTGGTTACGTGGCAGATTCGGTACCTGCAAAGTGCCGATCTCGGTTTCCGGAAAGAAAACGTCGTGGTGGTGCCCTTTCCGGCGGGCGCTCAGGCCGCGGTGCAGACGTTCCGGCAGGAGCTTCTGCGGGAGGCCGGTATTGTATCGGTCAGCCTCCACCACCTGCCGCCAGCCAGCGAACAGCTCAACGGGGGTTCGTTCAAATTTGACGGCCAACCGGAATGGGAAAAGTACCCCATCCGGGAGCGTCTGGGCGATGTGCACTACCTGCCGACGTACGGATTGCAGCTGCTGGCCGGTCGGAATTTCGTTCCCGGCGATACCATCTGCGAGTACCTGATCAACGAAACCCTGCTGCACAAACTAGGCTTCCGCCACCCGCATCAGGTGCTGGGCAAACGGCTGCAATATTACCTTTCGTCGGTTCCGCTGCCGATTGTGGGGGTGGTCCGGGATTTCAACCAGCGCTCTTTGCGGGAAGAAATCGGCCCCTGCGTGATTGGCAGCCACGCGAGCATGTACCGGCAGGTCGGTATCCGTATCCAGGGCCGGAATCTGCCCGGGACGCTCGAACGCATCCGGCAGACCTGGCAGCGTATCTACCCGGATGAGGTCTTTACCTACGATTTTCTGGACCGGAAAGTAGCGCAGTTTTACCAAACCGAACAGGTAATGGCCCGCCTGATCGGTGTTGCCTGCGCCATTGCCGTGCTCATTTGCTGCCTGGGTCTGTACGGACTGATTTCCCTGACCGTGGCGCAGCGGACGAAGGAAATCGGCATTCGGAAAGTGCTGGGAGCTTCGCTGACCAGCCTCTGGCTTCTGGTGGCGGGCGATTTTCTCCGGATGGTGCTGGTGGCTACGGTGCTGGCCTGGCCGCTGTCCCGGTACCTGCTGCGTGGCTGGCTGGAGGGGTTTGCCTACCAGATTCGTCTTGCGTGGTGGATGTTCGCGGCGGCCGGTGGGCTGGCGGTGCTGATTGCCCTGCTGAGCGTCAGTTTCCAGAGCCTGAAAGCCGCCCGGATGAACCCGGTGAAAAGCCTGCGGACCGAATAA
- a CDS encoding glycoside hydrolase family 28 protein, with translation MNWSDESITRRQALNSGGRLLGLSALGLLVPSSLSLAGPAAKTEFNVLKYGARGDGKTLDTVAIQRAIDAAAAKGRGSRVVVPGKRKYLVGTLQLRSNIDFHLADDAELVISTDPKHYKNGAVILAEGAQNLHLSGTGKLNGRALDFMDHYEKENEWWIPKEWRPKMFILTECRGLEIRDITFAEAPEWGLHMLGCEQVLVDNLKVRNHLDVPNCDGIDPDHCRDVEIKNCHIVCGDDAVVVKATRQAKDYGPSARIVVKDCVLETQDSGVKIGTETTSDVHDVRFENCEIKTSCRGLTIQLRDSGNVRDILFKDIKFVSRYHSDPWWGRGEAISFTAIPRTPETKVGQISNIRVENVTGRAENSIRVQGMPNSRVQNVTLKNVEVTFDRWTKYKGGLFDNRPTKVIADIEKHGTPGISLRHADNITLEDCRVKWGKNVPDYFTHAVEAVNVKGLNLRDFEGKAAYPERLEAVVQA, from the coding sequence ATGAACTGGTCTGACGAATCCATAACCCGGCGGCAAGCCCTGAACTCCGGCGGTCGCCTGCTGGGACTTTCTGCCCTGGGGCTGCTCGTTCCATCTTCTCTGTCCCTGGCGGGTCCGGCCGCCAAAACGGAGTTCAACGTCCTCAAATACGGGGCGCGGGGCGACGGCAAAACGCTCGATACCGTAGCCATTCAGCGCGCCATCGACGCGGCGGCGGCCAAAGGGCGCGGGTCGCGGGTGGTGGTGCCGGGCAAGCGCAAATACCTCGTCGGGACGCTGCAACTGCGGAGCAACATCGATTTTCACCTCGCCGACGATGCGGAACTCGTCATCAGCACCGATCCGAAGCACTATAAAAACGGAGCCGTCATTCTGGCCGAAGGGGCGCAGAATCTGCACCTTTCGGGCACGGGCAAACTGAACGGCCGGGCGCTGGATTTCATGGACCATTACGAAAAAGAAAACGAATGGTGGATTCCGAAAGAGTGGCGGCCGAAAATGTTCATCCTGACCGAATGCCGGGGCCTCGAAATCCGAGACATTACGTTTGCCGAAGCACCCGAATGGGGCCTGCACATGCTCGGCTGCGAACAGGTGCTGGTCGATAACCTCAAGGTCCGCAACCACCTCGACGTGCCCAACTGCGACGGCATCGACCCCGACCACTGCCGCGATGTGGAAATTAAAAACTGCCACATCGTCTGCGGCGACGATGCCGTGGTTGTCAAGGCTACCCGCCAGGCGAAGGACTATGGCCCGTCGGCGCGGATTGTCGTGAAAGACTGCGTGCTGGAAACCCAGGATTCAGGCGTCAAAATCGGGACGGAAACGACGTCCGACGTGCACGACGTTCGTTTCGAGAACTGCGAAATCAAGACCAGCTGCCGCGGCCTGACGATTCAGCTCCGCGACAGTGGCAACGTCCGGGATATTCTGTTCAAAGACATCAAATTCGTGTCGCGTTACCATTCGGACCCGTGGTGGGGCCGGGGCGAGGCGATTTCGTTCACGGCCATCCCGCGGACGCCCGAAACGAAGGTCGGGCAAATCAGCAACATCCGCGTCGAAAACGTGACCGGCCGGGCCGAAAACAGCATCCGCGTCCAAGGCATGCCCAACAGCCGCGTGCAGAACGTGACGCTGAAAAACGTGGAGGTGACTTTCGACCGCTGGACGAAATACAAAGGCGGGCTGTTCGATAACCGCCCGACGAAGGTGATTGCTGACATCGAAAAGCACGGTACACCCGGCATCAGCCTGCGCCACGCCGACAACATCACGCTCGAAGACTGCCGGGTGAAATGGGGCAAAAACGTCCCCGACTACTTCACCCACGCCGTCGAAGCGGTAAACGTGAAAGGGTTGAATTTGAGGGATTTTGAGGGAAAAGCGGCGTATCCGGAACGGCTGGAAGCGGTCGTGCAGGCGTGA